The following are from one region of the Stanieria sp. NIES-3757 genome:
- a CDS encoding GDP-fucose synthetase — MLSLSEQRILVTGGAGFLGKQVINQLIVAGANPDKITITRSRDCDLRDLDNCKRAAEHQDIIIHLAAHVGGIGLNREKPAELFYDNLMMGTQLIHSAYQAGVKKFVCVGTICAYPKFTPVPFHEDDLWNGYPEETNAPYGIAKKALLVQLQSYRQQYGFNGIYLLPVNLYGPEDNFDPRSSHVIPALIRKVYEAQQRGDKQLPVWGDGSPTREFLYSTDAALGIVMATQNYNESEPVNLGTNYEISIKDLVELICELMEFDGEIIWETDKPNGQPRRCLDTTRAKQKFGFIAQTEFRQGLKNTIDWYRQNAE; from the coding sequence ATGCTAAGTTTGAGCGAGCAAAGAATTTTGGTTACTGGTGGTGCAGGCTTTTTGGGCAAGCAGGTCATCAACCAATTGATAGTAGCTGGAGCAAATCCTGATAAAATTACTATAACGCGATCGCGTGATTGTGACCTCCGTGACCTTGATAATTGTAAACGAGCAGCCGAACACCAAGATATTATTATTCATTTAGCTGCTCATGTAGGGGGAATTGGTTTAAATCGAGAAAAACCAGCCGAATTATTCTACGATAACCTGATGATGGGAACGCAGTTAATTCATTCTGCCTACCAAGCAGGGGTGAAAAAGTTTGTTTGCGTGGGAACTATTTGCGCCTATCCCAAATTTACCCCCGTTCCTTTTCATGAGGACGATCTTTGGAATGGTTATCCCGAAGAAACTAATGCTCCCTACGGAATTGCTAAAAAAGCTCTACTGGTACAATTACAATCTTATCGTCAGCAGTACGGCTTTAATGGGATTTATCTTTTACCAGTAAATTTGTATGGCCCTGAAGATAATTTTGACCCCCGTAGTTCCCATGTCATTCCCGCTTTAATTCGTAAGGTTTACGAAGCGCAACAAAGAGGAGACAAGCAGCTACCTGTCTGGGGTGATGGTAGTCCTACTCGTGAGTTTTTGTATTCTACAGATGCAGCATTAGGAATCGTTATGGCGACTCAAAACTATAACGAGTCTGAACCAGTTAATTTGGGAACTAACTATGAAATTTCTATTAAAGATTTAGTTGAATTAATCTGTGAATTAATGGAATTTGATGGAGAAATTATTTGGGAAACAGATAAACCTAATGGTCAACCTCGTCGCTGTTTGGATACTACTAGAGCGAAACAAAAATTTGGTTTTATAGCTCAAACAGAATTTAGACAAGGATTAAAAAATACAATTGATTGGTATCGGCAAAATGCTGAATAG